One genomic segment of Erythrobacter sp. THAF29 includes these proteins:
- the miaB gene encoding tRNA (N6-isopentenyl adenosine(37)-C2)-methylthiotransferase MiaB, with protein MKPQNPPKTYRVKSFGCQMNVYDGERMAELLGAKGIAPAPEGEEADLVVLNTCHIREKAAEKVYSDIGRLKKPDGSKPIIAVAGCVAQAEGEEIMARAPAVSMVVGPQAYHRLPEMLDKAVAGERATDTDMPAIAKFDSLPQRRKRSPTAFLTVQEGCDKFCTYCVVPYTRGAEISRPYSDLIDEARKLIEAGAREITLLGQNVNAWGGEDDAGRAIGLAGLIRALARLDGLERIRYTTSHPNDMEDDLIAAHGEVDKLMPYLHLPVQSGNDRVLKAMNRAHTAESYLRLLERFRDARPDIALSGDFIVGFPGETEAEFKDTLQLVDEVRYAQAFSFKYSPRPGTPAAMMDDQIDRQVMDDRLQRLQARLNRDQFAFNRASEGRTCTVLVERKGKRPGQWLGKSPWLQSVWFEADCQIGDMVEVELVEAGPNSIRGALNQPVTV; from the coding sequence ATGAAACCGCAGAATCCCCCCAAGACCTACAGGGTCAAGAGCTTCGGCTGCCAGATGAACGTCTATGACGGCGAGCGCATGGCCGAGCTGCTGGGCGCAAAGGGCATCGCCCCTGCGCCTGAGGGCGAGGAGGCGGACCTTGTCGTGCTCAACACCTGCCACATCCGCGAGAAGGCGGCCGAGAAGGTTTATTCGGATATCGGCCGGTTGAAAAAGCCGGACGGATCGAAGCCGATCATCGCGGTCGCGGGCTGCGTGGCGCAGGCCGAGGGCGAGGAGATCATGGCGCGCGCGCCGGCGGTTTCCATGGTGGTCGGCCCGCAGGCCTATCACCGCCTTCCGGAAATGCTCGATAAGGCGGTGGCGGGCGAGCGCGCGACCGATACCGACATGCCGGCGATCGCCAAGTTCGACTCGCTTCCGCAGCGGCGCAAGCGTTCGCCGACCGCTTTTCTCACCGTACAGGAGGGCTGCGACAAGTTCTGCACCTATTGCGTGGTGCCATACACGCGCGGTGCGGAAATCTCGCGCCCTTACAGTGACCTGATCGATGAGGCTCGCAAGCTGATCGAGGCGGGCGCGCGCGAGATCACCTTGCTCGGGCAGAACGTCAACGCGTGGGGCGGCGAGGACGATGCGGGCCGCGCTATCGGCCTCGCGGGCCTGATCCGCGCGCTGGCGCGGCTCGATGGGCTGGAGCGCATTCGCTACACCACGTCGCATCCCAACGACATGGAAGACGATCTTATCGCCGCGCATGGCGAAGTCGACAAACTGATGCCCTATCTCCACCTGCCGGTGCAGTCGGGCAATGACCGGGTGCTCAAGGCGATGAACCGCGCGCACACGGCGGAAAGCTATCTCCGACTGCTCGAAAGGTTCCGCGATGCCCGGCCCGATATCGCGCTTTCGGGCGATTTCATCGTCGGCTTCCCCGGCGAGACCGAGGCGGAATTCAAGGATACGCTGCAACTGGTCGACGAAGTCCGCTACGCGCAGGCTTTTAGCTTCAAATATTCACCGCGCCCCGGCACGCCGGCAGCGATGATGGACGACCAGATCGACAGGCAAGTGATGGATGACCGCCTCCAGCGGCTTCAGGCACGCCTCAATCGCGACCAGTTCGCGTTCAACCGGGCGAGCGAGGGCAGGACGTGCACCGTGCTCGTCGAGCGCAAGGGCAAGCGCCCCGGCCAGTGGCTCGGCAAGTCGCCGTGGCTGCAATCGGTGTGGTTCGAGGCGGATTGCCAGATTGGCGACATGGTAGAGGTGGAGCTTGTCGAAGCCGGCCCCAACTCGATCCGCGGTGCACTCAACCAGCCCGTGACCGTTTGA
- a CDS encoding peptidylprolyl isomerase: MAEKLTFTLDTGDGEHKDVVIKLRPDLAPGHVERITELAKEGFYDGVVFHRVIPGFMAQGGDPTGTGMGGSDKPDLKAEFNSEPHTRGTCSMARTQVPDSANSQFFICFDDAEFLDGQYTVWGQVEEGMEHVDALPKGEPPAQPGKIVKATIA, from the coding sequence ATGGCCGAAAAACTGACCTTCACCCTCGATACCGGCGATGGCGAGCACAAGGACGTTGTCATCAAGCTGCGCCCCGATCTCGCCCCGGGGCATGTCGAGCGCATCACCGAGCTGGCGAAAGAGGGCTTCTACGATGGCGTCGTGTTCCACCGGGTGATCCCCGGCTTCATGGCGCAGGGTGGCGACCCGACCGGCACCGGCATGGGCGGCAGCGACAAGCCCGACCTCAAGGCCGAGTTCAACAGCGAGCCGCACACTCGCGGCACGTGCTCGATGGCGCGCACGCAGGTGCCCGACAGCGCGAACAGCCAGTTCTTCATCTGCTTCGACGACGCCGAATTCCTCGACGGTCAGTATACCGTCTGGGGCCAGGTCGAAGAGGGGATGGAGCACGTCGACGCGCTGCCCAAGGGAGAGCCGCCCGCACAGCCTGGTAAGATCGTGAAGGCGACGATCGCCTGA
- the mgtE gene encoding magnesium transporter — protein MVDPTHLHDETLVADTAEEEVRPDDRIDDERHDEENRLKPEFVKGVREALEADDKGAVYDLVEPLHPADIADLIELLSTDERAQLAASITDLMTSDVVAELNDHVRELMMEALEPEDVATIAEQLETDDAVQLLEDLDEDDQKAIIAELEPETAEAVNSALAYPEETAGRLMNRHVVAVPEHLTVGDLIDYLREEGNLEHDFFEVFVVDEQHHPVGTCALSWILTAPRWVKLTDVMKRDQTLIPVTMDQEEVALMFQKYALISAAVVDENGRLVGQLTVDDIVHIISEEAGEDALLLSGAGDGDINEPIREAYSSRVRWLIANLGTAVVASAIIAFFGAAIEKLVALAVLMPIVASIGGNAGTQTMAVAVRAIATNQLTRANTRRILWKELRVSLLNGGTVAVLIGLAAAVLFTPMMGGVIALAMIINIAVAGLAGVLVPVVFERLDQDPAVASSVFVTMITDSMGFFAFLGLAVASGLVTM, from the coding sequence ATGGTCGATCCGACGCATCTTCACGACGAAACCCTCGTTGCCGACACGGCGGAGGAAGAGGTGCGCCCCGACGACCGGATCGACGACGAGCGCCACGACGAGGAAAACCGGCTCAAGCCCGAATTTGTGAAAGGCGTGCGCGAAGCGCTGGAGGCGGACGACAAGGGCGCGGTCTACGATCTCGTCGAACCGCTCCATCCAGCCGATATCGCCGACCTCATCGAGCTTCTGAGCACCGACGAGCGCGCGCAGCTCGCCGCATCGATCACCGACCTGATGACCAGCGACGTGGTCGCCGAGTTGAACGATCACGTCCGCGAGCTGATGATGGAAGCGCTCGAGCCCGAGGACGTCGCGACCATCGCCGAACAGCTCGAAACCGACGATGCGGTGCAGCTGCTCGAAGACCTCGACGAGGACGACCAGAAGGCGATCATCGCCGAACTCGAGCCGGAAACCGCAGAGGCGGTCAATTCCGCGCTCGCCTATCCCGAAGAGACCGCCGGGCGCCTGATGAACCGCCACGTGGTGGCTGTGCCCGAACACCTCACGGTCGGCGATCTCATCGATTACCTGCGCGAGGAAGGTAATCTCGAACACGACTTCTTCGAAGTTTTCGTCGTCGACGAGCAGCACCACCCGGTGGGAACCTGCGCCCTCAGTTGGATCCTCACCGCCCCGCGGTGGGTCAAGCTCACCGACGTGATGAAACGCGACCAGACCCTGATCCCGGTGACGATGGATCAGGAAGAGGTCGCCTTGATGTTCCAGAAATACGCGCTGATTTCGGCCGCCGTGGTGGACGAGAACGGACGGCTCGTCGGCCAGCTAACCGTCGATGACATCGTCCACATCATCTCCGAAGAAGCTGGCGAGGATGCGCTGCTGCTTTCGGGTGCGGGCGACGGTGACATCAATGAGCCGATCCGCGAGGCTTATTCCAGCCGCGTGCGCTGGCTTATCGCGAACCTCGGCACGGCTGTCGTCGCTTCCGCGATCATCGCCTTTTTCGGCGCGGCGATCGAGAAGCTTGTCGCACTTGCCGTACTCATGCCCATCGTCGCGAGCATCGGTGGCAATGCGGGGACGCAGACGATGGCGGTCGCGGTTCGAGCCATCGCGACCAACCAGCTGACCCGCGCCAACACCCGCCGCATCTTGTGGAAGGAATTGCGCGTTTCGCTGCTGAACGGTGGAACCGTCGCAGTGCTGATCGGGCTTGCTGCGGCAGTCCTTTTTACTCCGATGATGGGCGGGGTGATTGCGCTCGCCATGATCATCAACATCGCGGTCGCAGGCCTTGCAGGCGTTCTCGTGCCGGTGGTTTTCGAAAGGCTCGATCAGGACCCGGCAGTCGCATCGTCGGTGTTCGTTACCATGATCACCGACTCGATGGGCTTTTTCGCTTTCCTCGGCCTCGCGGTAGCGAGCGGACTTGTGACAATGTGA
- a CDS encoding DUF1489 family protein — MPLHLTKIAFGAQSYSDIESWYAGRRSPYLTTKYRPTKWEQCIGGSLYWIHQHSIVARSEITGFTQGDDGRWRIELKPELIRVHPRPKRAHQGWRYLKGEPPRDLAPGEDIGDALPGKLMVKLEKLGLV, encoded by the coding sequence ATGCCCCTTCACCTGACCAAGATCGCGTTCGGCGCGCAGAGCTATTCCGATATCGAAAGCTGGTATGCCGGTCGCCGCAGCCCCTATCTGACAACCAAGTATCGTCCGACCAAATGGGAGCAATGTATCGGCGGCTCGCTTTACTGGATCCACCAGCACAGCATTGTCGCCCGGTCCGAAATCACCGGCTTCACCCAGGGGGATGACGGACGTTGGCGGATCGAGCTCAAGCCCGAACTTATCCGCGTTCACCCGCGCCCCAAGCGCGCACATCAAGGCTGGCGCTATCTCAAGGGCGAACCCCCGCGCGATCTCGCTCCGGGCGAAGACATTGGCGACGCGTTGCCCGGCAAGCTGATGGTGAAACTGGAGAAGCTCGGCCTGGTCTGA
- a CDS encoding SDR family oxidoreductase, producing MNGFSPRSAVITGGASGIGLAIAKRLSHEGVEVLVADLPTPALERARVVDGLATQACDVSDLAQVEALADVAFERFDSVDLVLNNAGQSGVHGPLWEVDVEAARAHFDVNFWGVWHGCRAFAPRLIEQKSESAIYNTGSENSFFCAVQQTAAYIAAKHAVLGLTESFREDLPPHVHAGLIVPGWVFTPLGPERFMKFGMDVEAYVDIILPQILSRRRFVVSHGYNQIRIAERMGELYASYDEFALPAEEDSQHDVRSVMEQLRDAKPS from the coding sequence ATGAACGGTTTCTCCCCTCGCTCGGCCGTCATCACCGGAGGAGCGAGCGGGATCGGGCTTGCGATCGCCAAGCGGCTTTCACATGAGGGCGTAGAGGTGTTGGTCGCGGACCTTCCAACGCCTGCACTCGAGCGTGCAAGGGTCGTGGACGGACTCGCAACCCAGGCCTGCGATGTTTCCGATCTCGCGCAGGTCGAGGCGCTAGCCGATGTCGCATTCGAGCGGTTCGACAGCGTCGATCTTGTGCTCAACAATGCCGGACAAAGCGGAGTCCACGGGCCGCTATGGGAGGTCGATGTCGAAGCGGCGCGCGCGCATTTCGATGTCAATTTCTGGGGCGTATGGCACGGTTGTCGCGCCTTCGCTCCGCGCCTCATCGAGCAGAAGAGCGAAAGCGCGATCTACAATACCGGCAGCGAGAACAGCTTCTTCTGCGCGGTCCAACAGACGGCGGCCTATATCGCGGCGAAGCACGCGGTACTCGGTTTGACCGAGAGTTTCCGCGAAGATTTGCCGCCGCACGTTCATGCAGGCCTGATCGTGCCCGGCTGGGTATTCACCCCGCTGGGCCCGGAGCGGTTCATGAAGTTCGGGATGGATGTCGAAGCCTATGTCGACATCATCCTGCCACAGATCCTGTCGCGCCGGCGTTTCGTCGTCAGCCACGGTTACAACCAAATCCGCATCGCCGAGCGGATGGGTGAACTCTATGCGAGCTACGATGAATTCGCGCTACCTGCCGAAGAAGACTCCCAGCACGATGTCAGGTCGGTGATGGAGCAGCTCAGAGACGCGAAACCTAGTTAG
- a CDS encoding DsbA family oxidoreductase, whose translation MSAAEKVTIDIYSDVMCPWCAIGYGQLTRALDALEGEIEAEIRWRPFELNPDMPSEGEEQEAHLQRKYRRTVEEGAAVRGQMKAIAEEAGVSLSYEGNETQAPPAMMWNTRDAHKLLAFALEQAGPEVQTQLKLALFKAHFNERKRIGDRDVLLDIAAGVGLHREAAKAALEDEELEARVIGEERQAWDLNISGVPAMIVNGKFMVPGAQPPETYVNVLRRVVEKSRAAAL comes from the coding sequence ATGAGCGCAGCCGAAAAAGTCACGATCGATATCTATTCCGACGTCATGTGCCCGTGGTGCGCGATCGGATACGGACAATTGACCAGGGCGCTGGACGCGCTCGAAGGCGAGATCGAGGCCGAGATCCGCTGGCGTCCGTTCGAACTCAACCCCGACATGCCGTCAGAGGGCGAAGAGCAGGAAGCGCACTTGCAACGCAAGTATCGCCGCACGGTCGAAGAGGGCGCAGCGGTGCGCGGACAGATGAAGGCGATTGCCGAGGAGGCGGGCGTGTCGCTCTCCTACGAGGGCAACGAAACGCAAGCGCCGCCTGCGATGATGTGGAACACGCGCGATGCCCACAAGCTGCTCGCCTTCGCGCTCGAACAGGCGGGGCCGGAGGTGCAAACGCAGCTAAAGCTTGCCTTGTTCAAAGCCCATTTCAACGAACGCAAACGTATCGGCGATCGCGACGTCCTGCTCGACATTGCCGCCGGCGTCGGTCTCCACCGCGAGGCGGCGAAAGCGGCGCTCGAGGACGAGGAACTGGAAGCGCGCGTCATCGGCGAAGAACGGCAGGCGTGGGATCTCAACATATCCGGTGTTCCCGCAATGATCGTGAACGGCAAATTCATGGTCCCCGGTGCGCAGCCGCCAGAGACTTACGTGAACGTGCTGAGGCGCGTGGTTGAGAAGTCGAGAGCAGCGGCGCTATGA
- the nudC gene encoding NAD(+) diphosphatase, producing the protein MNHPAHPELARTGPIAFAGSPIDRADLIRVNPEKLAEHMNWRAKVLMLDGLLPVIDDAGGLVWGTLADVDPDAELVFLGLLDERACFAVVPNDGATGPAYAMPRAWQAIQQLSPADLAIYGGARSLVDWHARHKFCARCGSPTKIAKGGWQRNCDSCQAQHFPRTDPVTIMLVENDGRLLLGRQPRFPPRAFSALAGFVEPGETIEEAVAREVWEEAGLRVRDVEYVATQPWPFPSQLMIGCYSQTDETEITLDVEELEEARWFTRDEVALAMDNIPTERGADGPGPFNAPPPAAIAHSLLRWWLEKSK; encoded by the coding sequence ATGAATCACCCGGCGCATCCAGAGCTCGCGCGCACGGGTCCGATCGCCTTTGCGGGTTCTCCCATAGACCGCGCCGACCTGATCCGCGTAAATCCCGAAAAGCTCGCCGAACACATGAACTGGCGGGCGAAAGTCCTGATGCTCGACGGGCTTCTGCCCGTGATCGACGATGCGGGCGGGCTCGTCTGGGGGACGCTCGCCGATGTCGATCCGGATGCGGAACTCGTATTTCTGGGGTTGCTCGATGAAAGGGCGTGTTTTGCCGTGGTGCCCAATGATGGAGCGACCGGTCCGGCCTATGCGATGCCGCGCGCGTGGCAGGCGATCCAGCAACTCTCGCCTGCCGACCTCGCGATCTATGGCGGAGCGCGCAGCCTTGTCGATTGGCATGCCCGGCACAAATTCTGCGCCCGCTGCGGTTCTCCGACCAAGATTGCCAAAGGCGGTTGGCAGCGCAATTGCGATAGCTGTCAGGCGCAGCATTTCCCGCGCACCGATCCTGTCACGATCATGCTGGTCGAAAACGACGGCAGGCTGCTTCTGGGCCGACAGCCGCGCTTTCCCCCGCGCGCATTTTCCGCGCTTGCGGGCTTTGTCGAACCAGGCGAGACGATCGAGGAAGCCGTCGCGCGCGAGGTGTGGGAAGAGGCGGGCCTGCGTGTGCGCGATGTCGAATATGTTGCGACCCAGCCCTGGCCCTTTCCGAGCCAGCTGATGATCGGCTGCTATTCCCAGACTGACGAAACCGAGATCACCCTCGATGTCGAGGAGCTGGAGGAAGCGCGCTGGTTCACGCGCGATGAGGTGGCGCTGGCTATGGATAACATCCCGACCGAGCGCGGCGCCGACGGACCCGGCCCCTTCAACGCGCCGCCCCCTGCCGCAATCGCGCACAGCCTGCTAAGATGGTGGCTGGAGAAATCGAAATGA
- a CDS encoding serine hydrolase → MAFREFEPADLTRRSLFRGGGYLAAGAAFASLPMGRGLLAHDVSQSWPTVAALADKYVSQRKVANLFLTFGWGEEDHAHTVGGGTLSLDGSTRVDENSLYRIYSMTKPVTGMATMMLIDDGLLTLDQPLHDVMPAFRDMQVLVDPAGPLENTVAAETPITIRHLLTHTAGLGYLITSKGPLLKAYQDAGLVGGRVSRIPIPGIPVVTPAPSLEVWADRLAELPLMYQPATKWSYSCSIDLLGRVIEVVSGKDFETFLNERIFEPCGMDSTWMTVPESEVSRMTDNYGILAGLPLPLDPAAATIYTDAPKVPSGGGGLVSTPKDYDRFLRMLLNYGMFDGERVMSEEAVRVGTSNLLPDTVDVSDTWIAGQGHGAGGRSTNGQFGWGGAAGTIAAVDYNLGLRSALWTQYMPTEAYPMRDEFIAALKKDLEAMRAAKAAG, encoded by the coding sequence ATGGCCTTTCGTGAATTTGAGCCTGCAGACCTTACGCGCCGTTCGCTGTTTCGCGGTGGAGGGTACCTCGCCGCCGGTGCAGCCTTCGCTTCGCTCCCGATGGGGCGCGGCCTGCTCGCTCACGATGTCAGCCAATCCTGGCCGACTGTCGCAGCCTTGGCGGACAAGTATGTCTCCCAGCGCAAGGTCGCGAACCTTTTCCTCACCTTCGGCTGGGGAGAGGAAGACCACGCCCACACCGTAGGCGGGGGCACACTCTCGCTCGACGGTTCGACGCGGGTGGACGAAAACTCTCTCTACCGCATCTATTCCATGACCAAGCCTGTCACCGGCATGGCGACGATGATGCTGATCGATGACGGCCTCCTGACCCTCGACCAGCCGCTTCATGACGTGATGCCTGCATTCCGCGACATGCAAGTGCTGGTTGATCCCGCAGGTCCGCTTGAGAACACCGTGGCGGCCGAAACGCCGATCACGATCCGCCATCTGCTTACTCACACAGCGGGCCTCGGCTATCTGATCACCAGCAAGGGACCGCTGCTCAAGGCTTATCAGGATGCGGGGCTGGTCGGTGGCCGCGTCAGCCGTATCCCGATCCCTGGGATCCCGGTGGTCACGCCCGCGCCGAGCCTTGAGGTATGGGCTGACCGCCTGGCCGAGCTGCCGCTCATGTACCAACCCGCGACCAAGTGGAGCTATTCGTGCAGTATCGACTTGCTCGGTCGCGTAATCGAAGTGGTGTCGGGCAAGGATTTCGAGACTTTCCTCAATGAACGCATCTTCGAACCGTGCGGCATGGACAGCACGTGGATGACAGTTCCGGAAAGCGAAGTCTCCCGGATGACCGACAATTACGGCATTCTCGCAGGGTTGCCCCTGCCGCTCGATCCGGCGGCAGCGACAATCTACACCGATGCGCCCAAGGTGCCTTCGGGTGGCGGCGGGCTCGTGTCGACGCCCAAGGATTATGACCGCTTCCTCCGTATGTTGCTGAACTACGGAATGTTCGATGGTGAACGCGTGATGAGCGAAGAAGCGGTGCGCGTCGGCACTTCCAACCTTCTTCCCGATACCGTCGATGTGAGCGACACCTGGATCGCGGGGCAGGGGCACGGCGCAGGCGGTCGCTCCACGAATGGCCAGTTCGGATGGGGCGGAGCAGCCGGGACGATCGCAGCGGTCGACTACAACCTCGGTCTGCGCTCGGCGCTCTGGACGCAATACATGCCGACCGAAGCTTATCCGATGCGAGACGAGTTCATCGCAGCATTGAAAAAGGATCTAGAGGCAATGCGCGCGGCCAAGGCAGCCGGATGA
- a CDS encoding A/G-specific adenine glycosylase: protein MTSTAADISSTLLDWYDEHARDLPWRNPPGAPSPQDSDWPYRVWLSEVMLQQTTVAAVKPYFERFTDRWPSFEALAAAGDDEIMAAWAGLGYYSRARNLAKCAREVAARGGFPEKEAELRELPGLGAYTAAAIAAIAFGERAVVVDANVERVISRLFNITEPLPASRKAIRERAGEITPEHRAGDFAQAMMDLGSSICTSKSPRCLLCPLQEHCEGSKAGEPERLPMKPPKKAKPERRGTAFWIEQEGHVWLVTRENKGMLGGMRALPDDGWTAGQDGSGERPLSVDWEDLGAVRHTFTHAHLTLSVARTREAQKPEGHGEWWPVSDLDEAGLPTLFAKAARLALARD from the coding sequence GTGACTTCCACCGCTGCCGACATCTCGTCCACGCTGCTCGACTGGTACGATGAGCATGCGCGAGACCTGCCGTGGCGCAATCCGCCGGGAGCGCCGTCGCCGCAGGATTCGGATTGGCCTTATCGTGTGTGGCTGTCGGAAGTGATGCTGCAACAGACGACCGTTGCCGCTGTTAAACCCTATTTCGAAAGGTTCACGGACAGATGGCCGAGTTTCGAAGCGCTAGCGGCGGCGGGCGATGATGAGATCATGGCGGCATGGGCGGGCCTCGGATACTATTCGCGTGCCCGAAATCTCGCCAAATGCGCGCGGGAAGTGGCTGCGCGCGGCGGCTTCCCCGAGAAGGAAGCAGAATTGCGCGAACTGCCGGGCCTCGGGGCATATACCGCCGCAGCAATAGCAGCGATTGCTTTTGGCGAGCGCGCGGTCGTGGTCGATGCCAATGTAGAGCGGGTCATATCGCGCCTGTTCAACATTACCGAACCGCTTCCCGCTTCACGCAAGGCGATCCGCGAGCGCGCCGGTGAAATCACTCCCGAGCACCGCGCTGGCGATTTTGCTCAGGCGATGATGGATCTGGGCTCGAGCATCTGCACTAGCAAGTCGCCGCGCTGCCTGCTCTGCCCCCTGCAAGAGCATTGCGAGGGCAGCAAGGCTGGCGAACCCGAGCGCCTTCCAATGAAGCCTCCGAAGAAAGCAAAGCCGGAACGTCGCGGCACTGCTTTCTGGATCGAGCAAGAGGGGCACGTCTGGCTCGTCACGCGCGAAAACAAAGGCATGCTGGGCGGAATGCGCGCTCTTCCCGATGACGGCTGGACAGCGGGGCAGGACGGCTCCGGGGAAAGGCCGCTGTCAGTCGATTGGGAGGATCTCGGCGCAGTGCGCCACACCTTCACCCACGCTCACCTGACCCTTTCAGTCGCGCGCACCAGAGAGGCGCAAAAACCCGAAGGGCACGGTGAATGGTGGCCCGTCAGCGACCTTGATGAAGCCGGCCTCCCGACTTTGTTCGCGAAAGCGGCGCGCCTCGCACTCGCGAGGGATTAG
- a CDS encoding DciA family protein: MAFRAMGSDTEKPAGKKGKKSPKPYQRPRGGGARAIGDLMPEVGRTAFRRFGFVQSSVVTRWPEIVGPHHARVCSPEAIRFPPGEKSEGILQLVVAPAHAPLIQQVIPEIIERVNRFFGYSAVARAKIRQGQVKPPRVEEPAKAPPSLKPIPMELGDSLRDIGDPELRQVLESLARSFEDKDGDTGE, translated from the coding sequence ATGGCTTTCCGTGCAATGGGAAGCGACACCGAAAAACCAGCTGGGAAAAAGGGGAAAAAGTCTCCCAAACCCTATCAGCGCCCGCGAGGCGGAGGGGCCAGGGCCATTGGCGATCTCATGCCCGAAGTCGGGCGCACCGCGTTTCGCCGCTTCGGCTTCGTGCAAAGCTCGGTCGTCACCCGCTGGCCGGAGATCGTCGGCCCGCATCACGCCAGGGTCTGCAGCCCCGAAGCGATCCGCTTTCCGCCCGGCGAAAAGTCTGAGGGCATCCTTCAGCTTGTAGTAGCCCCCGCTCACGCACCGCTAATCCAGCAGGTCATCCCTGAGATTATCGAACGGGTGAACCGATTTTTCGGATACAGCGCCGTCGCGCGCGCCAAGATTCGGCAAGGTCAGGTTAAGCCGCCCCGTGTTGAAGAGCCTGCCAAGGCGCCGCCTTCGCTCAAGCCGATCCCGATGGAACTCGGCGATAGCTTGCGCGATATCGGCGATCCGGAGCTCAGGCAGGTGCTCGAAAGCCTTGCCCGCAGTTTCGAGGATAAGGACGGGGACACAGGCGAGTGA
- a CDS encoding thioredoxin domain-containing protein encodes MIRAIVAVMALGALALTAPLVAQDLEDMGSAFKDTTSRKAWHATVEKTPRGYLIGNPDAEAHLIMFTSYSCEGCYDFAFKGDPELDIALLAPGHLSLEIRPRFGHPVDLPLTLLATCGETRKFKVNHAMLMRDQKRWRNRWNMASQFNRSNWVRGDHSARTRLVRALDFDDMMARRRGYSRMDLTTCLANRRAIARLRANAAADDEEFDLPTDPTGFSRPHFVLDGVKLEGVHDWDALYPIIEQRFRPSSNSD; translated from the coding sequence GTGATCAGAGCAATCGTTGCTGTCATGGCGTTGGGCGCACTGGCGCTCACTGCGCCTCTCGTTGCCCAGGACCTCGAGGACATGGGGAGCGCGTTCAAGGACACGACCAGCCGCAAGGCGTGGCACGCGACGGTCGAGAAAACCCCGCGTGGATACCTTATCGGCAATCCCGATGCCGAAGCGCACCTGATCATGTTCACAAGCTATAGCTGCGAAGGCTGTTATGACTTTGCTTTCAAGGGCGATCCCGAGCTCGATATCGCCCTGCTCGCGCCCGGCCATCTCAGCCTGGAGATTCGTCCTCGCTTCGGTCACCCGGTCGACCTGCCGCTAACCCTGCTCGCCACGTGCGGCGAAACCAGGAAATTCAAGGTCAATCATGCCATGCTCATGCGCGACCAGAAACGGTGGCGAAATCGCTGGAATATGGCCTCACAATTCAACCGCAGCAATTGGGTGCGCGGCGACCATTCTGCGCGCACGCGGCTAGTCAGAGCGCTTGACTTCGACGACATGATGGCGCGGCGGCGCGGCTATTCGCGCATGGACCTAACGACCTGCCTTGCCAATCGCCGGGCGATTGCGAGGCTTCGGGCCAATGCCGCAGCCGATGACGAAGAATTCGATCTGCCCACGGATCCAACCGGATTTTCCCGACCGCATTTCGTACTCGACGGCGTCAAACTCGAAGGCGTACACGATTGGGACGCGCTCTATCCGATCATCGAGCAGCGCTTCCGGCCCTCCAGCAATTCCGATTAG
- a CDS encoding thioredoxin domain-containing protein, with protein sequence MISIRSISPKRALAFGVVAPLAIALAACADDASETGAPAGEPIEAIPAPEGSSWTEVVNVTPEGGYVLGNPDAPLKLVEYASHTCGACAYFAQTGSTPLKENYVSTGVVSYELRNLIANPVDLTIATLVRCSQPESMQVLADQAWVAFEDVMGGVSANAEAIRATGDLPLEERFVRIGEVSGLIDFFAARGVSADKARECLSDVETIQAIADRSQKQGQDLNITGTPTWLLNGRKVEANQWPELEPILQRAGARTE encoded by the coding sequence ATGATTTCGATCCGTTCAATCTCGCCCAAGCGCGCCCTGGCATTTGGCGTCGTGGCACCCCTTGCCATCGCGCTTGCCGCATGTGCCGACGATGCCAGCGAAACCGGCGCCCCTGCCGGCGAGCCTATCGAAGCCATTCCCGCTCCCGAAGGCAGCAGCTGGACCGAAGTGGTGAATGTGACGCCGGAGGGCGGCTACGTCCTCGGCAACCCCGATGCGCCGCTGAAGCTGGTGGAATACGCCTCGCACACCTGCGGGGCATGCGCCTACTTCGCACAAACGGGCTCGACCCCGCTCAAAGAAAACTATGTCAGCACCGGCGTTGTCAGCTACGAGCTGCGGAATCTTATCGCCAATCCTGTCGACCTTACCATCGCGACGCTCGTGCGCTGCAGCCAGCCGGAAAGCATGCAGGTGCTGGCCGATCAGGCGTGGGTCGCCTTCGAAGATGTAATGGGCGGCGTTTCGGCCAATGCGGAAGCGATCAGGGCCACCGGAGACCTGCCGCTCGAGGAGCGTTTCGTACGCATTGGCGAGGTATCCGGACTGATCGACTTTTTCGCTGCCCGCGGTGTCTCGGCAGACAAGGCGCGCGAATGCCTCTCCGATGTCGAAACCATTCAAGCCATCGCCGACCGCTCGCAGAAGCAGGGGCAGGATTTGAACATTACCGGCACACCCACTTGGCTTCTCAATGGTCGCAAGGTCGAAGCGAACCAGTGGCCCGAGCTCGAACCTATCCTCCAGCGCGCCGGCGCTCGGACGGAATAA